Proteins from a single region of Oreochromis niloticus isolate F11D_XX linkage group LG7, O_niloticus_UMD_NMBU, whole genome shotgun sequence:
- the oacyl gene encoding O-acyltransferase like protein isoform X1 yields the protein MTLHLVVFLLFVGGRGAVENTQTLTVSQRCLEDTNTFLREINQAEPKGYAVLMYDAFGKVGSNVVGGNTNQPGLLQQCRSAHGPSFSGQYCQVFLRQGKVQYFVGICVPDSCEKDDVQTLVLYDQLQFNQMSLIPPLPSILVNQSTQEMIMTHCLSSKIGPDTSDITCLFVCCVMVAIPLGATLLTAMIRWQWKRKVEPTLESSCLNAALNLYGTLKTSSSSSSETNSWSSEESNSNHPTRTCSLQSRVYGCLQAVSIQKTTQGIFSTSTSIPVGGYASLNGIRVLSLLWIICGHSAQFPVINSLDNYKDWRKTVESSPFYVLTISGPVFMAVDTFLLLGGLLSARSLLGSVNKAEDKLSLSLVRNYLLKRITRIQPLHLFIMCLTIGLISLVKWGPYWFPFIDTVMDCKTYWWANLLLISNLLPVHEICIPWTWYLSLDFQCYATTPLLVYLYRLNRSVFMVVAGGLLLMTIVASAVITAHLQLPVFQPSTMTSENYVLYYYVKPYTRYGPFLIGILTGIYLTTKKNPLLKQWWQAALGWLCCLSLLALLVGLPYILKETPANPSVPHALYQGLHRPLWALAVTWIILACEEGYGGFIKRFLSLTFWVPLSNISFACYLIHPVFIILYIGFQETPIHYTDINFMYLFLGHLVLTLAVSCMLTVLVEKPYLLPK from the exons ATGACCCTCCATTTGGTggtgtttcttctttttgtggGGGGCAGAGGAGCAgtggaaaacacacagactttGACAGTGTCCCAAAGATGCTTGGAGGATACAAACACTTTTCTCCGGGAAATTAACCAGGCTGAACCAAAGGGCTATGCAGTTCTAA tGTATGATGCTTTCGGGAAAGTGGGTAGCAATGTTGTAGGAGGTAACACCAACCAGCCTGGTTTGCTGCAGCAGTGCCGCTCCGCTCACGGCCCCAGCTTTTCTGGACAGTACTGCCAGGTGTTCCTTCGGCAG GGAAAAGTCCAGTACTTTGTCGGTATTTGTGTACCTGACTCCTGTGAGAAAGATGACGTGCAAACATTGGTGCTTTACG ACCAGCTTCAGTTTAATCAGATGTCCCTCATTCCTCCTTTACCTTCCATCCTGGTCAATCAGTCCACTCAGGAGATGATCATGACTCACTGTTTGTCCAGCAAAATTGGCCCTGATACATCTGATATCACCTGCCT GTTTGTGTGTTGTGTAATGGTAGCAATTCCTCTCGGAGCCACCCTGTTAACAGCTATGATAAGGTGGCAGTGGAAAAGAAAGGTCGAACCTACATTAGAGTCTTCCTGCTTAAACGCTGCCCTCAACCTTTACGGGACCCTGAAGACCAGCAGCTCATCTAGCAGTGAAACTAATAGCTGGAGTTCAGAAGAAAGTA ATAGCAACCACCCCACACGAACATGCTCTCTTCAAAGCCGTGTGTATGGCTGCCTTCAAGCAGTCTCTATACAGAAGACCACCCAGGGCATTTTTAGCACCTCCACATCGATTCCAGTCGGAGGCTACGCCTCACTGAATGGCATCCGTGTTCTCAGCCTGCTATGGATCATATGTGGCCACTCTGCACAGTTCCCTGTAATCAACAGCTTGG ATAATTACAAAGACTGGAGGAAAACTGTTGAAAGCAGCCCTTTCTATGTGCTAACCATAAGTGGACCTGTTTTCATGGCTGTTGATACTTTCTTACTGCTGGG GGGTCTGCTTAGTGCCAGGTCCCTGCTGGGCTCTGTCAACAAGGCTGAAGACAAACTGAGCCTCAGCCTGGTTCGGAACTATCTCTTAAAGCGGATTACAAG GATTCAGCCACTGCATCTGTTCATTATGTGTCTAACCATTGGCCTTATCTCTCTGGTCAAGTGGGGACCCTACTGGTTCCCATTTATAGACACAGTGATGGATTGTAAGACATACTGGTGGGCTAACTTACTATTGATCAGTAATCTCCTCCCAGTCCATGAGATA TGTATTCCTTGGACATGGTACCTGTCTCTAGACTTCCAGTGTTATGCAACCACTCCTCTCTTGGTCTATTTATACAGACT AAATAGGAGTGTGTTTATGGTTGTGGCAGGTGGCCTCCTCCTGATGACTATTGTGGCCAGTGCTGTTATAACTGCACACCTGCAGCTACCAGTCTTTCAGCCATCTACAAT GACATCTGAGAATTATGTTTTGTATTACTATGTGAAACCCTACACGAGATACGGGCCATTTCTAATAGGGATCTTGACCGGAATATATCtgacaacaaagaaaaatccaCTTTTAAAGCAATGG TGGCAGGCAGCACTTGGTTGGCTCTGTTGTCTGTCACTTTTGGCTCTTTTGGTTGGCTTGCCCTACATCCTGAAGGAGACGCCAGCCAATCCATCTGTGCCACATGCCCTGTATCAGGGGCTGCATAGACCACTCTGGGCACTGGCTGTGACCTGGATTATACTGGCCTGTGAGGAAGGCTATGGAG GCTTTATCAAGAGGTTCTTATCCTTGACTTTCTGGGTTCCTCTTTCCAATATCAGCTTCGCCTGCTATCTCATACACCCCGTCTTCATCATCCTGTACATTGGCTTTCAAGAGACCCCAATCCATTACACAGACATCAATTTT ATGTACCTGTTCCTTGGCCACCTGGTGCTGACATTGGCAGTGAGCTGCATGCTCACTGTGTTAGTTGAGAAGCCCTACCTGCTCCCAAAATAG
- the oacyl gene encoding O-acyltransferase like protein isoform X2 → MYDAFGKVGSNVVGGNTNQPGLLQQCRSAHGPSFSGQYCQVFLRQGKVQYFVGICVPDSCEKDDVQTLVLYDQLQFNQMSLIPPLPSILVNQSTQEMIMTHCLSSKIGPDTSDITCLFVCCVMVAIPLGATLLTAMIRWQWKRKVEPTLESSCLNAALNLYGTLKTSSSSSSETNSWSSEESNSNHPTRTCSLQSRVYGCLQAVSIQKTTQGIFSTSTSIPVGGYASLNGIRVLSLLWIICGHSAQFPVINSLDNYKDWRKTVESSPFYVLTISGPVFMAVDTFLLLGGLLSARSLLGSVNKAEDKLSLSLVRNYLLKRITRIQPLHLFIMCLTIGLISLVKWGPYWFPFIDTVMDCKTYWWANLLLISNLLPVHEICIPWTWYLSLDFQCYATTPLLVYLYRLNRSVFMVVAGGLLLMTIVASAVITAHLQLPVFQPSTMTSENYVLYYYVKPYTRYGPFLIGILTGIYLTTKKNPLLKQWWQAALGWLCCLSLLALLVGLPYILKETPANPSVPHALYQGLHRPLWALAVTWIILACEEGYGGFIKRFLSLTFWVPLSNISFACYLIHPVFIILYIGFQETPIHYTDINFMYLFLGHLVLTLAVSCMLTVLVEKPYLLPK, encoded by the exons A tGTATGATGCTTTCGGGAAAGTGGGTAGCAATGTTGTAGGAGGTAACACCAACCAGCCTGGTTTGCTGCAGCAGTGCCGCTCCGCTCACGGCCCCAGCTTTTCTGGACAGTACTGCCAGGTGTTCCTTCGGCAG GGAAAAGTCCAGTACTTTGTCGGTATTTGTGTACCTGACTCCTGTGAGAAAGATGACGTGCAAACATTGGTGCTTTACG ACCAGCTTCAGTTTAATCAGATGTCCCTCATTCCTCCTTTACCTTCCATCCTGGTCAATCAGTCCACTCAGGAGATGATCATGACTCACTGTTTGTCCAGCAAAATTGGCCCTGATACATCTGATATCACCTGCCT GTTTGTGTGTTGTGTAATGGTAGCAATTCCTCTCGGAGCCACCCTGTTAACAGCTATGATAAGGTGGCAGTGGAAAAGAAAGGTCGAACCTACATTAGAGTCTTCCTGCTTAAACGCTGCCCTCAACCTTTACGGGACCCTGAAGACCAGCAGCTCATCTAGCAGTGAAACTAATAGCTGGAGTTCAGAAGAAAGTA ATAGCAACCACCCCACACGAACATGCTCTCTTCAAAGCCGTGTGTATGGCTGCCTTCAAGCAGTCTCTATACAGAAGACCACCCAGGGCATTTTTAGCACCTCCACATCGATTCCAGTCGGAGGCTACGCCTCACTGAATGGCATCCGTGTTCTCAGCCTGCTATGGATCATATGTGGCCACTCTGCACAGTTCCCTGTAATCAACAGCTTGG ATAATTACAAAGACTGGAGGAAAACTGTTGAAAGCAGCCCTTTCTATGTGCTAACCATAAGTGGACCTGTTTTCATGGCTGTTGATACTTTCTTACTGCTGGG GGGTCTGCTTAGTGCCAGGTCCCTGCTGGGCTCTGTCAACAAGGCTGAAGACAAACTGAGCCTCAGCCTGGTTCGGAACTATCTCTTAAAGCGGATTACAAG GATTCAGCCACTGCATCTGTTCATTATGTGTCTAACCATTGGCCTTATCTCTCTGGTCAAGTGGGGACCCTACTGGTTCCCATTTATAGACACAGTGATGGATTGTAAGACATACTGGTGGGCTAACTTACTATTGATCAGTAATCTCCTCCCAGTCCATGAGATA TGTATTCCTTGGACATGGTACCTGTCTCTAGACTTCCAGTGTTATGCAACCACTCCTCTCTTGGTCTATTTATACAGACT AAATAGGAGTGTGTTTATGGTTGTGGCAGGTGGCCTCCTCCTGATGACTATTGTGGCCAGTGCTGTTATAACTGCACACCTGCAGCTACCAGTCTTTCAGCCATCTACAAT GACATCTGAGAATTATGTTTTGTATTACTATGTGAAACCCTACACGAGATACGGGCCATTTCTAATAGGGATCTTGACCGGAATATATCtgacaacaaagaaaaatccaCTTTTAAAGCAATGG TGGCAGGCAGCACTTGGTTGGCTCTGTTGTCTGTCACTTTTGGCTCTTTTGGTTGGCTTGCCCTACATCCTGAAGGAGACGCCAGCCAATCCATCTGTGCCACATGCCCTGTATCAGGGGCTGCATAGACCACTCTGGGCACTGGCTGTGACCTGGATTATACTGGCCTGTGAGGAAGGCTATGGAG GCTTTATCAAGAGGTTCTTATCCTTGACTTTCTGGGTTCCTCTTTCCAATATCAGCTTCGCCTGCTATCTCATACACCCCGTCTTCATCATCCTGTACATTGGCTTTCAAGAGACCCCAATCCATTACACAGACATCAATTTT ATGTACCTGTTCCTTGGCCACCTGGTGCTGACATTGGCAGTGAGCTGCATGCTCACTGTGTTAGTTGAGAAGCCCTACCTGCTCCCAAAATAG
- the oacyl gene encoding O-acyltransferase like protein isoform X3 — translation MTCKHWCFTLQFNQMSLIPPLPSILVNQSTQEMIMTHCLSSKIGPDTSDITCLFVCCVMVAIPLGATLLTAMIRWQWKRKVEPTLESSCLNAALNLYGTLKTSSSSSSETNSWSSEESNSNHPTRTCSLQSRVYGCLQAVSIQKTTQGIFSTSTSIPVGGYASLNGIRVLSLLWIICGHSAQFPVINSLDNYKDWRKTVESSPFYVLTISGPVFMAVDTFLLLGGLLSARSLLGSVNKAEDKLSLSLVRNYLLKRITRIQPLHLFIMCLTIGLISLVKWGPYWFPFIDTVMDCKTYWWANLLLISNLLPVHEICIPWTWYLSLDFQCYATTPLLVYLYRLNRSVFMVVAGGLLLMTIVASAVITAHLQLPVFQPSTMTSENYVLYYYVKPYTRYGPFLIGILTGIYLTTKKNPLLKQWWQAALGWLCCLSLLALLVGLPYILKETPANPSVPHALYQGLHRPLWALAVTWIILACEEGYGGFIKRFLSLTFWVPLSNISFACYLIHPVFIILYIGFQETPIHYTDINFMYLFLGHLVLTLAVSCMLTVLVEKPYLLPK, via the exons ATGACGTGCAAACATTGGTGCTTTACG CTTCAGTTTAATCAGATGTCCCTCATTCCTCCTTTACCTTCCATCCTGGTCAATCAGTCCACTCAGGAGATGATCATGACTCACTGTTTGTCCAGCAAAATTGGCCCTGATACATCTGATATCACCTGCCT GTTTGTGTGTTGTGTAATGGTAGCAATTCCTCTCGGAGCCACCCTGTTAACAGCTATGATAAGGTGGCAGTGGAAAAGAAAGGTCGAACCTACATTAGAGTCTTCCTGCTTAAACGCTGCCCTCAACCTTTACGGGACCCTGAAGACCAGCAGCTCATCTAGCAGTGAAACTAATAGCTGGAGTTCAGAAGAAAGTA ATAGCAACCACCCCACACGAACATGCTCTCTTCAAAGCCGTGTGTATGGCTGCCTTCAAGCAGTCTCTATACAGAAGACCACCCAGGGCATTTTTAGCACCTCCACATCGATTCCAGTCGGAGGCTACGCCTCACTGAATGGCATCCGTGTTCTCAGCCTGCTATGGATCATATGTGGCCACTCTGCACAGTTCCCTGTAATCAACAGCTTGG ATAATTACAAAGACTGGAGGAAAACTGTTGAAAGCAGCCCTTTCTATGTGCTAACCATAAGTGGACCTGTTTTCATGGCTGTTGATACTTTCTTACTGCTGGG GGGTCTGCTTAGTGCCAGGTCCCTGCTGGGCTCTGTCAACAAGGCTGAAGACAAACTGAGCCTCAGCCTGGTTCGGAACTATCTCTTAAAGCGGATTACAAG GATTCAGCCACTGCATCTGTTCATTATGTGTCTAACCATTGGCCTTATCTCTCTGGTCAAGTGGGGACCCTACTGGTTCCCATTTATAGACACAGTGATGGATTGTAAGACATACTGGTGGGCTAACTTACTATTGATCAGTAATCTCCTCCCAGTCCATGAGATA TGTATTCCTTGGACATGGTACCTGTCTCTAGACTTCCAGTGTTATGCAACCACTCCTCTCTTGGTCTATTTATACAGACT AAATAGGAGTGTGTTTATGGTTGTGGCAGGTGGCCTCCTCCTGATGACTATTGTGGCCAGTGCTGTTATAACTGCACACCTGCAGCTACCAGTCTTTCAGCCATCTACAAT GACATCTGAGAATTATGTTTTGTATTACTATGTGAAACCCTACACGAGATACGGGCCATTTCTAATAGGGATCTTGACCGGAATATATCtgacaacaaagaaaaatccaCTTTTAAAGCAATGG TGGCAGGCAGCACTTGGTTGGCTCTGTTGTCTGTCACTTTTGGCTCTTTTGGTTGGCTTGCCCTACATCCTGAAGGAGACGCCAGCCAATCCATCTGTGCCACATGCCCTGTATCAGGGGCTGCATAGACCACTCTGGGCACTGGCTGTGACCTGGATTATACTGGCCTGTGAGGAAGGCTATGGAG GCTTTATCAAGAGGTTCTTATCCTTGACTTTCTGGGTTCCTCTTTCCAATATCAGCTTCGCCTGCTATCTCATACACCCCGTCTTCATCATCCTGTACATTGGCTTTCAAGAGACCCCAATCCATTACACAGACATCAATTTT ATGTACCTGTTCCTTGGCCACCTGGTGCTGACATTGGCAGTGAGCTGCATGCTCACTGTGTTAGTTGAGAAGCCCTACCTGCTCCCAAAATAG